The stretch of DNA cacacacacacacacacaccctcccatCTCTGCTGCAGGGGGATAGGCCCTGGACCTGCAGCCACAGGTCACTGGAGCCGAGGGACCTTCTGCCTGGGTCTTCGTGTCTGTAGGACCGGggcaccctgccctccccagggggTGATGAGCATCACAGCAGgtgaagttccttttttttttttaattaaaaaaaaatttaaatcccaaGAAGGGCACTCCCTCTGTTCCCTGTCTTTCCTGCCCCCTGATAAACCCActtcctttcccccttctctAGGAAATGCATTTCCATTGAAAACGTGGGTGGATAACCAtcttattttgcaaaataaaattcctttgttGGGGGGAGCCTGCCTGGCTCCATGGGAAGAGCATGATCTCAAGGTTTGTGAGCTCGAGCCCCtgcgttgggtgtagagattagttaaaaataaaattataaaaaaaaaaaaaagacccacagcCCTCCGTTGCTTGTGCACCAGGTTTCCGTATAGGCTGTGCCCGCCCCCACCTGGTCCCTGCAGACCCCACGTGACCCCGGGGGATCCTGTTTGCCAGCTCAGGGCCTTCACTGTCCCAAGCACTTGCCAAAGTCCCTGGACACGTGAGGCCATGGCTGCTGGGAAGGGCCGGGAAGGGACGGCTTGACCGCGCTGTGGATTCCCCGGGGTTGGGACACCGCAGAGCCCGAGAAGGGGCACCAGGGACCAGGCTCCCCGAGATTCGTTCACTGTGGCTACCTGAGCACCCGCTGTGTGCCAGGCGCCTGGCCAGCCCTTGCCTGGCCCTCCCTGCACCAGCAGGCACCCAGCAGGATAGACGTGGGCAGACAAGCGGCATTTAATGGACATTTATTTCGCGGACATTCACAGGCGACGGTAGCGGAAGAGCTCGTGCTGGCACACGGGGCACGTGTGCTTCACATCCATCAGGCTGTCCACacagaaggggaggaggcagcagccCAGGAAGCACCTGCAGCCTCAGGagcagcggggtgggggtgcagccTCGACGTCCTCACCTGGGCCCCCGCCTGCCCTTGCGCCTGCCCGGCCTGTCCGCCCCACAGGCAGCCCTCCCCCAACCCAGCAGGCCatctgtccctgtccctggggATGCTCAGGGCCCCTGCGGGGGAAAAGgtggacggggggggggggggggggtgcactcACCCAAACACAAAGAAGCCTGTACACAGCAGCCAGGTGAGGGTCCCCGGGACCGGGTTGGTCACTGTGATGATGTAGTTCCCGCAGTAGGGACATACGGACTGTATGGGGGTAGCAGACCCCATCCTAGGCAAGCTGCTgagccctgggggcgggggaggcagctcagaccccagccccctgcccgcGCTGCTCGGTGGGCCCTCCTGCCCACTCTGGCTCCACCTCCCTTCACGCTGCCCTGTCGCCCGCCCCCGCAGCCACCGGCCCTTGGACCTCCCTCCACCTCGTCTCCCCGGCCAGGGGTCACCTGGGGGATGTGGGGGCCTCTCTGGGTTCCCCTGGGGGCTCCTACGATTcagtgagccccccccccccggggtagTGTGCTCAATCCACCCCCTTGCCGGGGTGTCCGTGACGTCAGCCAGCGTGTCCTCGAGTCCCCGCCCCTGGTGGAAAGCTCCGACAACCTCGGTGAAGCGTGGTGGGGGAAGCGACAAAACCTAGATCCTACCTGTCGGCATccttgtgtctccctctcccattcATACAGAGAGGCCAAAAAAATGGACGTTTAGCTATTTAAACATTGCGGCTGTTTCTGCAGTCGTGGGGTGTGCAGAGAAGGGGGGCTCTGGTGGGGGCTGAGCTGGTTAAGAAAGCTGTCCCGCTCAGGTAggtaagtacataaataaaaccttaaaaaaaaaagcaggtggctcagtaggttaagtgtctgcctttggctcagggtgtgatctcgagtcccaggatcgagtcccgcatcgggctccctgcatggagcctgcttctccctctgcctggatctctgcctctctctctaggtctctcacgaataaataaataaaatcttaaaaaaaaaaaaaaaaagaaaagcaaggaaggaagctagCCAGCCTTCCCAGGGGTCAGTGGTGAGGGGGGCCGGGGTTTGGAACCCCGACGGGCCTCTGGGCACCTGTGCACCTAGCATGGGTGGCCCCGCCCGGGGACCTGTGCCCGCTCAGGGCTCCCTGGCTTGCCCACCCTGGGCGGGGGCTGCAGGAGTACCTGACAGGGTAGGGAAGGGGGTTTCACCAGGACTTCGCCCCAGAAGCCTTGCCTGAGTGCCCACCCAGGAGCAGGCCCCTGTGCTGCCAATTTCACGTCGGGGAGGAGGAGGCACGGCCGGCGGTGGGGGTCACGCAGCTTGGGGGGGGTCAGCAGAGAAGGGCTCTCAGGGGAGGCGCTGCGGGGGCAGAGTCAGCCGGGGGGCAGACACTCACCGGGGTGAAAGGCCTGGGGGCTTTGGATGTACAACGGGGGAGGACTCGGAGCACCTGGAGGCCgaggaccaggaggaggaggaggcccttggggagagaggaa from Vulpes vulpes isolate BD-2025 chromosome 3, VulVul3, whole genome shotgun sequence encodes:
- the LITAFD gene encoding lITAF domain-containing protein; the encoded protein is MGTPRDKRSAALGSEPDAARIPLLEQRSPGAPRWNYPQGLSSLPRMGSATPIQSVCPYCGNYIITVTNPVPGTLTWLLCTGFFVFGCFLGCCLLPFCVDSLMDVKHTCPVCQHELFRYRRL